The sequence AGCCGCCGAGCCCGGCTCGTCCACCCAGGTAGTCGAGGAACTAGTGGAACCATGTTGAAAGAAAACTTAGACGCTCCTGCTAAGGAGTACTTAGATTGGCGTGGTCGCTCTATACGAGCCCATGTACTCCTTAATGAGCGCGAGCAGGGATTCAGTCGCAGAAGCAGCCCGACTCCCCAAGCGATGCCTTGAATCTCAGGCAAAGTTCTTGCACGGTCCCTCTACCTCCCAGCTCAACCCACAACGGACTTCGGTAGAGGCAACAAGAGTCATGACAAGCAACCGGCAATTTCAACGGCCCCTTAGCCCTATCTCCTGGTTTCGTCCGGTACCGAGAGTTGGAACCGACTCCTGCGACAGCTCATCCAGGGAACAGTTGGCCTGAGAACCGTCCGTCAATCGGAAAATCTGTGCCACAGGCTCGGCTGGAACTCCGTCTCAACCTTTCTACAACAAGTTAGTTAAGGGGGCAAATCGAGCTATTTAGAGTTTGGACCATGCATTGTGGCTTGCTTAGCTCATTGCCAATCGTATCAGCTGGCGACGCCATGTGGCGCGCCTTCACGAATCGAGGACATGGCATGAATCGCTTCTGTTGATGAAGCATGATTCTCCTGTATGGCAATTGCACCACAGGAAGCTTCGAAGGCATCTAGATCTCGCGAGACCACCCTCCCAAGACGACATTCGAAGCACTCGCTTGCTGATAAGGATGAGGCGTCTCTTGGCAGCGGAATCGTCGTCCCGCGAACGGACGTGGAGACAGGGGCTCAAGCGATTCAGGTGAGCGCTGGCACGTGCTGTGATGTGCGAGGGAATCCCCTGCCTGTGAAAAGGCTGCGACGCCCTTTGGAGATTTGGCCACCCGTCGTCAATCGACAGCCAGCCCAACCCACGAGTGAGGTGAGAACAGATCGAGAGTTGAGCATCGCTCAACCTCAGGGTATGCCTTCAACCATGGCCTATCAACGAGAGATTGAGATGCAGGCGataccgccgccgccccagAAGCcagtcatcctcgtcgaaAACAGCTTCGCCGTCACCATTAGCGAGCCGGAGAAGCCGGTCCCGGAGCCAACGGGGGCCTTCAATCGTTTGCTGCACAGCTTTGGTCCAGCTTCCAACAGCTCAGATGATGGCATGAGCCTGAGCAGCCACGGCACAGCCCATGGTCCCCATGGGCGGTTCTTCAGTCTTCGGAGGGCCAACTACAAGTCTGCCAACACGCAATTGGCCCGGGAACTCAAGAATCGTCATCTGCAGATGATTGCCTTTGGTGGTTCAATTGGTATGTGGACCCTTCAACTCAGCTGCCTCATGCGGTATTGGCGTCGCCCTCGATGACATCTATTCTTCATGTATTGACGACAACTATCTCCATTACAGGAACTGGTCTATTCGTCGCGTCAGGAGTAGCTCTCTATCGTGGTGGTCCAGCCTCCCTGTTGCTTGCCTTTGTCATCATGGGCGTCATGCAGTTCTTCACGATGCAGGCTCTAGGCGAGCTTTCCGTGGCTTTCCCAGTTGGCGGATCCTTCGCCAATTACTCGACTCGTTTCTTGGATCCATCTTGGGGCTTTGCGATGGGTTGGAAGTGAGTGTCCCGTCGGCCTTGAACCCCTCATCAGGAGTCACCTGAAGTAGACAATGAACACTGACACCATGTGAAGCTATACCCTCCAGTACCTCATCGTGTTACCGCTTGAAATCATTGCGGGCGCCTTCACTACTATGTACTGGAATCCAGAGCCCAGCAAGTCGATATTTGTTGCCATGTTCCTAGTCATCATCGCGGGCATCAATCTGCTTGGTGTGCGAGGATATGGCGAGGCAGAATTTATCTTCTCCACGGTCAAGGTGATAGCCATTCTAGGATTTATGTAAGAGAGCTCAACTCCCCCTCTACGGCAAGGCAGAAAGGGGACCAGTTCTGACGTGATCTAGCCTCCTCGGtatcatcatcaacgtcaTGGGCCATCCAGATAGCGGCTACATCGGGTTCCAATATTGGTCAAACCCTGGAGCTTTCCACCATGGCTTCAAAGGCTTCGCCAGCGTTCTGGTCACGGCAACCTTTTCCTTTGCTGGCACTGAAATGGTTGGACTCGCCGCAGCCGAAACCGCAAACCCCCGAAAATCATTGCCGGCCGCCGTCAAGCAAGTGTTTTGGCGAATCAGCATCTTCTATATCACCTCGATCCTGCTGATCGGCTTGCTGGTGCCTTATAACCAACCTAGGCTACTGGGGGCCAAGTTTGGCTCTGATGCCGTGGCTAGTCCTTTTGTCATTGCCATCGAGAGCGGTGGTCAGACGGTGCTTCCGAGTGTTATGAACGGCGTCATCCTTGTAGCTCTCATCAGCGTTGGCAATACTGCCGTGTATGCCTCGTCCCGCACCCTGACTGCATTGGCAGAGCAGTCTTTGGCGCCAAAGATCTTCACCTACATCGATCGTCGTGGCCGCCCGCTGGCTGCTATCATCTTTGCTTGTGTCGTTGGCCTACTTGCATTTCTCGCCGATACTGACATCCATACCGAAATCTTCAACTGGCTTCTTGCGATCAGTGGGCTCAGCACCCTCTTCACCTGGGCCAGCATCTGCCTCTGCCACATCCGCTTCCGGAAAGCTTGGGAACTATCTGGATATAACCTCTCACAGTTAGCATTCCGCTCCCAAGTCGGCGTATGGGGATCTTGGGTCGCGCTGGGATCTTATGGAATGGTGCTGGTTTTGCAGTTCTGGGTTGCGGCATCCCCAATTCCgcttgaagatggagaaccCTCCACGCAAGAGAGGGTTAAGACTTTCTTCATGCAAGTCCTTACTGTGCCTATAATATTTGCCTTTTATCTAGGTCACAAGCTTTGGTGTCGTACAAAGTTTGTGCGCGACAAGGACATGGATGTTGATACGGGTCGGAGGTATCTGCAGACTTGGAACGAAGACGAGGCGGAGGCGAGAAAAGGCTGGCCCCTCTGGAAACGAGTGTATAATACCATGTGTTAGACTAATTAGATAGGCTATCGCGGCGAAGACAAAGTGTTCAATAGACCTAATACCTGACAAGATTCTCACAACTAGGCTCGGACGATGTGCTTCAATTCTCAAACCTCGCAACCACTACTCAATCAACGAGCCCTATTGTCATCGATGTCATCGAACACGGGGATCACGTCGTAGCGAGCAAGATCTGATCGAGACCTAGCTCCATTCTACATTGTGAAAGGGCATGTCGTTCTCACAGCCCCAACAGCAGACTGTAATCCTCCATTGGGCTCTTGTGATCTTGTTGGCCGTGAAGCTGTCTACGAAACAAGCCTATGCCATCATTTGAGATATCGCCTTGTTGTATTAGGTACAAGAGGTGAGGTCCATCTTAGTGGGAACTTGACAGCAACTCGTGACAccagcaaggagaagaataAGTCATCATACAAGAAATAATGGATGGGTACACGACGGCTTGGACCACGAGCACGTTGTGAAATGTGCAAATCCTATTGGCTTGAACCCTTTGACAAGCGCCAAGAGCTGTTGGAGTTCAAGCTGTGAAATTGGCCCAGGCACCGACTTAAACGGGAGTTCCAGCTTGACTGTTGGAGGCGGAAGGTAAACGGTAAGGGTCAATTTGATTAACAGTGCCTTCCTGCTTCTCTCAACTCCATGCTAAACTATGCTAAGCTTTTCTAGTAACATTGAGACAGGTGAAACTTCCAATAATATAAATGATCCGGACCATGTCACCATGCCCTCCACTCTTCTAGGCTTGCTTCGTACCATCTTCCTTGCGGCCACGTCCATGCCGCCATTCGAAAATGGTGCGAGGCTTTTCCTTGATGACTTGTCGAAGCTTGTCGACGCTTCGGTCCATCCACACCTCAGGGGAAGAGCCACTGACCGGGTGCAGGGGCAGACTGTCTCTGCTCAGGAGGAAAGAGTCTGACTGGCGAGTGTCAAAAGAGGCGATGAGGTCCATATCCGCGGCAATCTGATCGCAGTATGTCTCGAGCGGCAAGTCGTTCACATCATGACCAAAGGGGTTTTCGATCTCTTGGCCAATAAAGAGCAGACCAAGGATGATGTAGGCGGCAGCGATGGAGGCCGGGATGGCGATCCACTCAAGCTTACCCGTCAGCTGGAACGGGAGAAGGATGACATAAATGAAAGTGATTTGGCTGATAGCGATTGTATAGGCGATCGGTAGTGGGGTGTTGAGGACCCTCTCACAGCCTGTCATGGCGTCGTTGAGCATGGTCAGATGATTGTACGCGAGGGTCTGTTGCATGAGAACAGGCAGCTGCTTGTTGCGCACCATCGAGTCCAGAGTGACAGCAAGGTGGTTGAGGATTTCAAGAGGCAGATTTCCCTGGTGTTGTTCGGCCTTCTTAACAGCCTTCCGGGGATTGCTGGTGGCAAAGGGAATGCCCAGATACTCGCCAGCAGAATGGTACATCGACTTCGACCGGCTGACGCGAGCCTCGGGTGAAGTGCCATTGCCATTGGCGACAATGAAGGTATCGAGAGACGCAATGTAGGGCTGGATATCGGGTTGGGTGTCACAGGGTTCGAAACGGAGTTGGTGCTTGAGAGCCATCGCAAAGGCGACGATAAGATTCATAGCCCCAatcttcttgaggaggatCTCTCGAGAGTCCTGGCCAGCAGGCTCAACGGTGTGAATCCAGAAGATGCGACCAAGGGTTTGTGATGCCAAGGTCAGGCTTCCCCAATAACGACGGCCCTCGGCGTAACGTTCGTATGCGGTGGACCCGCGGAAAGAAAGGCACAGACCGACGACAAAACCAAGAATGGTGAGAAGAACGGAGTTAACGTTGATGGGTTTAACCTTCATGGAGATGACGGTAATGAGGGTCGACCAAGCTGCGATGAGAAGGAGTGGTACCATCAATTTGGGGATGATGGACCCATGGAGTTGCATGACCAACGGCCATTTTGAATGGCTCTGGAGGTTTCGCGGGCCGGTGAAGTAGCTGTCATCGGGTTCGGTAGTGCGATGAAAGAGGTGCGGGTGGACGTGGACGCTTGGCGAAGGAGGCGATTGTGGGTAGGACGGGACGTCGAGTCCGGGCGAGTGAAGAGGTTTCACATTTGGGGCCGCCTGAGTCTTGTCTTCGGTCGCCTGGACCGTGGCAGTGGTGGCCTGCATCTTGCTCAACGGTTCACGGCGTCGACGAATGCGTTAGGGGACGCGATCTCTGTAAAACTGGGAGAGTCAGTCAGTCTCTCATGGTGAAGGAAACAGTGGAGTTCGGAGTGCCTACCGAGCGTTGATGCACAAATTGACGCGATGGGTGCATGTGAAGGAAGGAAAGTGGGTGAGACAAGGAAGGAAAAGCCAAGACCTTAAGAGAAAGCCAAGATTCGAGAGAGGGGAGGAGCTACAGCAGGAGGAAATGAAAGGGACTTCCGACATGGTACGGCTGACTACGCGCTAAGGCAAGCTGACACTGTAGAGTAACGCTATGATCTTGGTCTAGGCCTAATTGAGTAGAGAAGCGCCCAAGAGCTGATAAGAGGCGGTATtgagataaatataataggaagaacataagataaaaaattaaataaaataaaaatataaaaaatataaaaaagtattaatatatatatataataaataaactagttaaataaataaattattttttcttaccctcataaataaaaattataataaaaatattataaattatttaattaattaaaattacttattatattttttcttaaatatcttaattattacttaataggtttttatattataattaagattattataaatattataatattaaatccctaagtatattaatttttttaattattattttttaataacttaattattatttatatattaatatatatttaattaattaattatttatttattttattattataattttttttattattaagtctttttaactttttaatattaattaaatattttatttattttttaaaagtttttatttttaataattaataaaataatttaatatattattatttaagttttttttttaaaaaaccttaaggctttaaaaattaattttaagaaattattataatatttttaatttattttttaaggtatttaaactaagatttagccttaaatataatttataatattcttaagagttaaaaaattaaaggcttagttttttttttaataaatattaaagtttataattatatattaagctttaaaataataatttttaaattaaaaaaaataaaattaatttttaatagcctttttattattttattaattatattaattttatatataatataaaaaattaaaaaaaaagaattatgttaaaatataaatataaaaatataaaataattattaaagctattaattaattagggtaaccctagttagatattatatataaaaagactttttaaaatacttatagctaagttattataaaaagcttagtaaataaaagccttatatataataaaaacttatttttaatttataattttaccttaatttagctattaaggcttattattttataattctttaatttttattaataaataattaatattaaattaaaataaaagaattaaaagtatcttattatttcttaaaataattatttacttcaTAGgctagtataaaaaataatctaagaaataacttattaaattattataatttaaaaagccttaaagAGTTAATCTAAGAgactaaaagatattaatatttattattaatttatattataaacttttttaatataaattaataataaatattaaaattactataattaataagattatatattaaaaaaaatatcttattaataaaaaaataaaaattaatattaataatcttttttttttttatatttttaatattaatcttaataaataaataaagaaaaaactataaatataaaaataaaaatataaaaaataaataaaaaaaacatcttttattaaagattttaaaataccttataaattaattgattaataactagctaagagattataaaagactacctaggtataattataagttattaattaaaaaggctataattattaatattaataattagcttaaaataattaatgtaaataataaattatatataaaaataatattaaagtaataaattaaataaataataaataaatttatttacttattataaattaagtaatataattatattttaggcttaatgaaaaaatatatataaaaagaatttaaggtatttatataaaaataatatactaactTAGTgctctaagaaaaataaataagagattaacttataattataagctaaaagcctagtaaggtattaatatagtattttacttattaatatatattttataagagattacgaaaaaaataataaggctatagcttattattttttttataatctatataataaattaaaaaaaatcttaaaaggtaaaaatattccttataaaaaatatattatattatataaaaaactaaatatctttaaatttagattattaattaaaataactattttaaaaagaaatacctctaagataatcttaaataattaaataagaaatattatttctttagtaacttaagttataaaaaagctttaaaagaaattcctttaataaatatcttttataccttatattaaaataaaattattataatataagtaatttaaatatatttatattaatattatattaagaataaaaagaaaataagttattattaaagtataataaatataattattaaggctataagacctaagtatattatattaagatatatattaataataataatatttttataaattaaaaccttcttagaaataaaaatagattattaataaaaattaataaagttaaagcctaagagtttaatttattaaaaaattaaagaaaaatagagattaaacttaaattattatttttatttatataaaaataaatattaagtaaaaaggtaattatagcttttatattaattgtTTAAAATATAGTtagaaaagaaattatagtttttatagatattaatataaagattaatattattaatgtaaagcttatataaaaacttagccttaagctaataagaaattatatagcccttaggcttaaatttttttaaaaaaaaatatatctaagaaatacttattaattaattttatttttattaatttatataataaattataaaaaatataataagtattaactaagtaaagtttaaaaataatatatataatagcattttattataattattaataaaagaaaaaaaatataacaattaattatattattaataaataatattatattataattattattattaatttaatattttttacttaagaaataattaaaaataaagaaaaaatatatatattatatattataatattttttatttttaaggaggttaattaataaatatttaaggcttaagaaaatatatttagagaaatacttaaagagttttttttaaaacttaaaaaattaaaagggttttttaataaataaataataaaaaatatattaatatttataaaaattatatataagattaatttaattaaaaataaaaatctcttatataatttattatatcttataaataaaatataatattaggccttttaggaatatattataaaaaacttaaaaaataaatatatataatactttataaataaaataaaatccttaattttttttttaaaaaaactaaaaaattaaggctttatataaactataaagagctaaataaggtaataattaaaaattattatatctttttatttattaataacttattaaataggctttatagaattaaatatatatctaagattaatacctataatacttattataaaataaaagttaataaaaaaactattaagagattactttttatataaaatataattactttaagtatattattatattatttaaattaataaatatattaattattttttaaatatgtatttataaattatttattaatttatataatatatattatattttatatattattatttaactttatactacctaaaataggaattaaagtattataattaatatcttagtaattttaataataaaggctctatacctaaagccagaggtcttaataggcttaaattaataaggtttatccacGCAAtcat comes from Fusarium falciforme chromosome 11, complete sequence and encodes:
- a CDS encoding AA-permease domain-containing protein, which codes for MAYQREIEMQAIPPPPQKPVILVENSFAVTISEPEKPVPEPTGAFNRLLHSFGPASNSSDDGMSLSSHGTAHGPHGRFFSLRRANYKSANTQLARELKNRHLQMIAFGGSIGTGLFVASGVALYRGGPASLLLAFVIMGVMQFFTMQALGELSVAFPVGGSFANYSTRFLDPSWGFAMGWNYTLQYLIVLPLEIIAGAFTTMYWNPEPSKSIFVAMFLVIIAGINLLGVRGYGEAEFIFSTVKVIAILGFILLGIIINVMGHPDSGYIGFQYWSNPGAFHHGFKGFASVLVTATFSFAGTEMVGLAAAETANPRKSLPAAVKQVFWRISIFYITSILLIGLLVPYNQPRLLGAKFGSDAVASPFVIAIESGGQTVLPSVMNGVILVALISVGNTAVYASSRTLTALAEQSLAPKIFTYIDRRGRPLAAIIFACVVGLLAFLADTDIHTEIFNWLLAISGLSTLFTWASICLCHIRFRKAWELSGYNLSQLAFRSQVGVWGSWVALGSYGMVLVLQFWVAASPIPLEDGEPSTQERVKTFFMQVLTVPIIFAFYLGHKLWCRTKFVRDKDMDVDTGRRYLQTWNEDEAEARKGWPLWKRVYNTMC